A stretch of Mustela nigripes isolate SB6536 chromosome 6, MUSNIG.SB6536, whole genome shotgun sequence DNA encodes these proteins:
- the FBXL14 gene encoding F-box/LRR-repeat protein 14: METHISCLFPELLAMIFGYLDVRDKGRAAQVCTAWRDAAYHKSVWRGVEAKLHLRRANPSLFPSLQARGIRRVQILSLRRSLSYVIQGMANIESLNLSGCYNLTDNGLGHAFVQEIGSLRALNLSLCKQITDSSLGRIAQYLKGLEVLELGGCSNITNTGLLLIAWGLQRLKSLNLRSCRHLSDVGIGHLAGMTRSAAEGCLGLEQLTLQDCQKLTDLSLKHISRGLTGLRLLNLSFCGGISDAGLLHLSHMGSLRSLNLRSCDNISDTGIMHLAMGSLRLSGLDVSFCDKVGDQSLAYIAQGLDGLKSLSLCSCHISDDGINRMVRQMHGLRTLNIGQCVRITDKGLELIAEHLSQLTGIDLYGCTRITKRGLERITQLPCLKVLNLGLWQMTDSEKVR; encoded by the coding sequence atggagacCCACATCTCGTGCTTGTTCCCCGAGCTGCTGGCCATGATCTTCGGCTACCTGGACGTCCGGGATAAGGGGCGCGCGGCGCAGGTGTGCACGGCCTGGCGGGACGCCGCCTACCACAAGTCGGTGTGGCGGGGGGTGGAGGCCAAGCTGCACCTGCGCCGGGCCAACCCGTCGCTGTTCCCCAGCCTGCAGGCCCGGGGTATCCGCCGTGTGCAGATCCTGAGCCTCCGCCGCAGCCTCAGCTACGTGATCCAGGGCATGGCCAACATCGAGAGTCTCAACCTAAGCGGCTGCTACAACCTCACTGACAACGGGCTGGGCCACGCGTTTGTGCAGGAGATCGGCTCCCTGCGTGCCCTCAACCTGAGCCTCTGCAAGCAGATCACCGACAGCAGCCTGGGCCGCATAGCCCAGTACCTCAAGGGCTTGGAGGTGCTGGAGCTAGGGGGTTGCAGCAACATCACCAACACCGGCCTTCTGCTCATCGCCTGGGGCCTGCAGCGCCTCAAGAGCCTTAATCTCCGCAGCTGCCGCCACCTCTCGGACGTGGGCATCGGGCACCTGGCCGGCATGACGCGCAGCGCTGCCGAGGGCTGCCTGGGCCTGGAGCAGCTCACGCTGCAGGACTGCCAGAAGCTCACCGACCTTTCTCTAAAGCACATCTCCCGGGGGCTGACGGGCCTGAGGCTTCTCAACCTCAGCTTCTGCGGGGGCATCTCGGACGCGGGCCTCCTGCACCTGTCGCACATGGGCAGCCTCCGCAGCCTTAACCTGCGCTCCTGCGATAACATCAGCGACACGGGCATCATGCATCTGGCCATGGGCAGCCTGCGCCTCTCAGGGCTGGATGTGTCCTTCTGTGACAAGGTGGGGGACCAGAGCCTGGCTTACATAGCCCAGGGCTTGGACGGCCTCaagtccctgtccctctgctcctgccacaTCAGCGATGATGGCATCAACCGCATGGTGCGGCAGATGCACGGGCTGCGCACGCTCAACATCGGACAGTGTGTGCGCATCACAGACAAGGGCCTAGAGCTGATCGCGGAGCACCTGAGCCAGCTCACCGGCATAGACCTGTATGGCTGTACCCGGATCACCAAGCGCGGCCTGGAGCGCATCACGCAGCTGCCCTGCCTCAAGGTACTCAACCTGGGACTCTGGCAGATGACGGACAGTGAGAAGGTCAGGTGA